From Candidatus Sphingomonas colombiensis, one genomic window encodes:
- a CDS encoding alpha/beta hydrolase, with product MDPRDTIGLDVQFIGKTSPTAPRIQAGGHPCQGIYWTPAGKKPKTAVIATHYNVDFMEHYIAPYFARRGIAFLGWNTRYRGFEDQFLLHHAVLDIGVGMRWLKEEAGVERIVILGNSGGGSLMGAYQAEAIKPTLGAELSGAGLDALNNLIKADLYISLNAHQGRPEVLTDWLDASVVDENDPIATDPSLDPFSPDNAPPYSEEFVTRYRAAQRARNQRITDWAKTELKRLNDAGTPDRLFPMFRVWGDLRCMDPSLDPSDRKPRLCYRGDPAVANRTPSIGRVNTIKTWLNMWSLETSPCQGAPHLAKFDTPALVVQGTADTGVFPSDARKIFDNIGSTDKQIELIPGAHYFEDSDAERDVAADLMVAWIEAKS from the coding sequence ATGGACCCGCGCGACACGATCGGACTGGACGTTCAGTTTATCGGCAAGACTTCCCCCACCGCGCCGCGCATTCAGGCGGGCGGCCATCCTTGCCAGGGCATCTATTGGACCCCAGCAGGCAAGAAGCCAAAGACCGCGGTGATCGCGACCCATTACAACGTCGATTTCATGGAACATTACATCGCGCCCTATTTCGCGCGACGCGGAATTGCCTTCCTTGGCTGGAACACGCGCTATCGCGGGTTCGAGGATCAGTTCCTGCTGCATCACGCGGTGCTCGACATCGGCGTGGGCATGCGCTGGCTGAAAGAAGAGGCGGGCGTGGAGCGCATCGTGATCCTCGGCAATTCTGGCGGCGGTTCGCTGATGGGCGCCTATCAGGCGGAAGCGATCAAGCCGACCCTGGGCGCCGAGCTTTCGGGTGCGGGGCTGGATGCGCTCAACAATCTGATCAAGGCCGATCTCTATATCTCGCTCAACGCGCATCAGGGCCGCCCAGAGGTGTTGACCGACTGGCTCGATGCATCGGTGGTGGACGAGAACGATCCGATCGCGACCGATCCATCGCTCGATCCGTTCAGCCCGGACAACGCCCCGCCCTATTCTGAAGAATTCGTCACTCGCTATCGGGCCGCGCAGCGCGCGCGCAACCAGCGCATCACCGATTGGGCAAAGACCGAGCTGAAGCGACTCAACGACGCCGGCACTCCCGACCGCCTGTTCCCGATGTTCCGCGTTTGGGGCGATCTTCGCTGCATGGATCCGTCGCTCGATCCGTCCGATCGCAAGCCCCGCCTGTGCTATCGCGGCGATCCGGCGGTGGCGAACCGCACCCCCTCGATCGGGCGCGTCAACACGATCAAGACCTGGCTCAACATGTGGAGCCTCGAAACCTCGCCGTGCCAGGGCGCGCCGCATCTCGCCAAGTTCGATACGCCTGCGCTGGTGGTGCAGGGCACCGCCGACACCGGCGTGTTCCCGAGCGACGCACGCAAGATCTTCGACAACATCGGCTCGACCGACAAGCAG